Within Halobacterium jilantaiense, the genomic segment CCTGGAGGTCGTTGACGAGGTCGAGAATCTGGGCCTGGATGGTGACGTCCAGCGCCGTCGTTGGCTCGTCGGCGACGAGCAGCTGGGGCCGGCACGCGAGCGCGATGGCGATGAGCACGCGCTGTCGCATCCCGCCGGAGAACTCGTGGGGGTACTCGTCGAGGCGCGTCTCCGGCTCCGGGATGCCGACGGCGTCCAGAATCTCGACGGTGTCCGCGACGACGCGCTCGTCGGTGTCGCCCCTGGAGAGCGCCTCCCGGATGCCGTTCAGCCAGGAGTCCGAGCGCTTCTTCCCGTAGCGGTGGAGCCGCAGGCTCTCCGCGACCTGCTCCCCGACCGTGAGCGCGGGGTTCAGCGACGTCATCGGGTCCTGGAAGATCATGCTCATCTCGCCGCCGCGAACGTCCCGCATCGCGTTCTCCGGGGCGGCGGTGAGGTCGACGTGCGCGTCCGCGAGATGGACGTGTTCGTGGCCGTCCCCGCGGCTCCGCAGCACCGAAATGGGGTCTGCGGACGGGTCGACGTCCGCTCCGGCCGCGGGCTGGAGGGTGGCCTCGGAGAAGAAGACGAAGCCGTCGAGCGCGTCGAGGACCGCGTCGTCGAGGTCAGCGCCGACGGTCTCCGGGTCGTCGGCGTCCCCGTCGTCGCTCGCTTCGTCGTCCGTGGTGGCGTCGAGGCGGTCCGCGAACCCGCGGAGGTCGCCCGCGAGGTCGCCGGGGTCCGCCGTGCCGTCGAGGTCGTCGGCGATGCCGCGGAGTTCGGCCGGCGTCGACCCGACGGCGGCGTCCCCCCGGAGGTCGCCCGCGACCTCACGACAGGCCGCGATGGCGTCGAACGGGTAGGACGCGACCGCGCCGTCGTGGTTCGCGACCAGTTTGGCCGCCAGCGTGGGCTCCTGGATGGTGACGCTGCCGCCGACCACGTCGCCCGGGTCGTCGACGAGTTGCATCGCGGACAGCGCCGTCACGGACTTCCCGGAGCCGGACTCCCCGACCAGTCCGACGGTCTCGCCCTCCTCGATTTCGAGGTCGACACCGTCGACGGCCTTCACGGCCCCCCGGCCGGTGTCGAATTGGGTGCGAAGGTTCGAGACGGAGAGGAGATCGGTCATTGGCCGACAACTGTGAGAAGCGACCACAAATACCTTCCGCCAGTCCGCGAGAGGGAACGCTTTTGCGTGCGGGTAATCCCCACACACCCATGCCCAACGACCCCGACACTGTCGGTGACCCCGATACGCTCTCCGGTGACCGTCTCTCCCACTGGGAGCGAGTGATGGAGGACATGGCCGCGACCGCTGAGGAGTACCGCGAGCGCGGCTGGGACGCCCACGAGGTCCACCCCGGCGACATCGGGCTGTTCGCCGACGAGGAGACCGCGGGACGGACCGGCATCGACCTGCTCGCGCCCGACAACGAGTTCGACCCGGTCGCCGAGGCGTTCGACGCCGCGGGCGGCTTCGAGAACGCGGAAGTGTTCCGCGCTGACACCGGGAGTACCATCTTCTTCGTCGTCGCGCTGGAGTCCCCGGAGACGGAGACCGCCGTCCTGCTGCCCGCGTACTACAGTCCGCCCGAACACGAGGGGTTCATGGACGAGATATACGAGGCCGGCGAGGTCCGCATCCACGTCCGTCCGCTGAACGAGCGCCGCGTCCTCACGTTCGTCCACGAGGACCCGTCGCTGTTCCTGCCCGACCACGGCGAGCGAGACGGCGACGGCTCGACCGCCTAGTCGTCGCCCTCGATGGTGTGCCCGCAGTTCGGGCACTCCGTGCCGTCGTGTCGGAGTTCGTCGCTGGCCGCCCGCACGTCGCGCATCACCGACGAGATGCGTTCCTCGGCTTCGAGTTCGTCCTCGACGGCGAGGTCGACGCCCTCCACTTCCAGCAGGAACTTCGCGACCTCCGTCACCTCGTACATGAGGTCGTCGAGCTCGTCGGCCGTGAAGAAGTCGCACATCGCGCCGTAGAGGAACGTCGCGCCCGCCGTCCGCACCTTCTGCTCGAAGGACGCCCGCGCCTGATTGACCGCCTGCGGGCTGTACGTGTCCGTCATGAACGGCACGAGTTCGGGGAGGTTCTCCCCGATTTTCGTCATCTCCACGCCGGTCTCCGTGCGGAAGTCCGCGCAGAGCCGGGCGATGGCCCACTCTCGGGCCGTGATGTACGTGCGCTCGCGGAGGAACTCGTTGACGCGCTCGTACTGCGCGCCGTTCATCTTCGAGAAGCGCGCGTACTGCCGGACGTCCGCGGGCACGTCGTCGGCCCCCGTTTCGGCGCTGGTGTCGTCGCGTTCGGCGACCGGTTCGACGGCGGGTTCGGCGTCCCAGTCGTCGGGGGACGACCGCTGGTCTGGCATGTTGCTCGTCGTTTGCTGGGGTCGGCGCAAAAGGGTGTCGGGCGGGAGACTCCGACCAGCGAGAGGAGTCTCCGATTAAGCGAACGGCGACCAGAAGGAGCCGTGAGCCGGGGCTCGAACAGAGTGAGAACGCGCTGCGACTGGCATCGGGCAGCCGAACGCTTTTGCCGGGCGGCGGCGACAGTCCGTCCATGAAAGTGCTGGTGGGTATCGGCGGAGCGGACGACTCGCTGGACGCGCTCGAGGAGAGCGTGCAGCGGGCCGGCGACACGGGCGACGAGTTGACCGTAGCGGTGGTGGAGAATCCGGAGAGCGACCGCGAGACGGAGGAGCTCGTCGAGGCGGCGCGGTCGGCGCTCGCGGACGCGGGCCTGCCGGAGAACGTCCGACAGCTCTCGGGCGACGCGGGGAGTTCGCTCGTGGAGCTGGCGGAAGCCGGGGACTTCGACCAGATCGTGCTCGGCGGCGGCCACCGCAGCCCGATGGGGAAAATCAAGCTCGGACACATCGCGGAGTTCGTGCTGTTGAACGCGCGGACGTCGGTGAAGCTGGTGCGTGACGATGGCGGGTGAGCGCGTCTACCCCGACGAGGTCGCTGGAGCGTTCCCCGAGCCGCCGGTGTCGTTCACCGACGGAGAGGGGCGGGACCTCGAAGTGCGAGGGTTCGAGACAGTGGACGAAGAGACGGCGGCCGTCGACGCGCTAGTGGCGATGTACGACGACTTCGACCCGTCGGACCGCGCGCAGGGCGTGCCGCCGGTCGGCGAGGACCGCGTGCGGGACTGGCTGGACACGCTGCTGGAGCAGGACGGCTTCGACGTGGTTGCGTGGCACGGCGACGAGGTGGCGGGCCACGCGACACTCGTGCCCGACGACGGCGAGACGTACGAACTCGCCATCTTCGTCCACCAGACCTACCAGGGAGCGGGCATCGGCACGCGCCTCATCGAGGCGCTGCTGGGCCACGCGCAGGCGAACGGCGCGGAGCTGGTGTGGTTGAGCGTCGAGCGCTGGAATCGCCCGGCGGTCGCGCTCTACGAGAAGGTGGGGTTCGAGACCGCGTCCGCGGAGAGCTTCGAGATGGAGATGGCGATTCGGCTGAACTGAGTGGGCAGCATTCAAGCCCGCGGCGGGCGACCCGCCACCGATGGCCGACTCCGATTGGTCCAACGAACACATCTCGCGCGCGAACCGATTGGCCCTCCACGTCGTCGTCGCGTGGGTCGTCCTCGTCGTCGTGAGCGCGGCGCTGGCCGGCACCGGTGGCTTCGGGCCGCTGGTCGTCGGCGTGCTGTCGCTGGCCGCGGTGTGGTTGCTGGTCCACTCGCTGTTCTCGCAGGTCGACGGGCTCGTTCGGACGCGACTCGAAGCGGCCGACAGCCTCGATGCGCGTCCAGAAGACGGCGGAGCGCGCGACGGGTCAGACGGATAGCACGGGCTGGCTGGCGTACAGCAGGACGTACTCGGCGGCTTTCTCCAGTACGTCGCCGGCGTCACCGCGCATTCCCTCACGAGGAACGACGAGGAAGTCGGCGTCGACGTCCTCGGCGGCGTCGAGGATGACGCTGCCGGGGTGCTGGAGCTTGCGGGACGTGGAGAACCCGTAGGCGATCGAGGAGTCGACGGTGACGCCCTCGGGCGCGAGGTCCTCGACCTCGCCGAGGAAGGTGTTGGTCTCCTCGACGACGTCGTCCTCGGCGACGTCGCCGGTCTCGATGGCGCGAGTCACCGTCTCGCCGAGCACGTACAGCGCGTGGGCGTTCGCGTCGTAGCGGTCGGCGACCGTGACGGCGTACTCGGCGGCTGTGGCCGAGGCGTCCGTGCCGTCCACCGGGACGAGCACGGTGTCGACGGTGAGCGTCATACGTGGGGATGCAGCGTCGGGCTACTAAAACGCTCCGCGTGTGGGTTTAAGGTTCCCGACCGGGAAGGCCAGCACATGATAGACACGGTGGTCATCGCGACCGACGGCTCCGAGAGCGTCGGGCGGGCCGTCGACGTGGCCCTCGACGTGGCGAGGCGCTTCGAGGCCGACGTCCACGCCCTCTACGTCCTCGAGGAGAGCGAGGTAGAGTCCGCGCCGGAGGCGGTCCGCGACGAGATGCGCGACGCGCTTGAGGACCGCGGCCGAACCGCAGTGAGCGCGGTGGCGGACAGAGCCGACGTGGACGTGACGACGGCCGTCCGCGAGGGGCGACCGCCCGCCGAAATCAGTCAGTACGCCCGCGACGTGGACGCTGACGCGGTGGCGACGGGGACTCGGGGCCGCCACGGCGAGAATCGGTTCCTCATCGGGAGCGTCGCGGAGCGCGTCGTCCGGACGTGCCCGGTGCCCGTCTTGACCATCCGCCAGCTTCAGGAGGAACAGTAGGCGGCTGCGGGACGGCTGCCGGGTGGCGGCGGTGAGCGCCGGCTAACCGCGGGGTTCTTCCCCCGGCCGCCCGGACGACGGGTATGGAAGACTGGGTCATCGACGACGAGGACCTCCCGCTGGAGCGGAAGAGCCTGCTCCCCGGGACGGGCTTCTTCGTCCCCGACGACGTTCACGAAGCGAAGAAAGACCAGGAGGTCCGCGAGCGCGTGGAGGGCGCGGACGTCATCGTGGTCGCGGACCCCGACGCGGACGGCCTCGCGTGTGCGGCCATCATCCGGGAGGTGTACGGCGAGGCGGCGCTGATTCCCGCCGGCCCGCACGAGATAGAGGACGGCCTGCGGCGGGCCGTCGAGTTCGGCGAGGAGGACTGCCGGCTGTTCGTCTGCGACGTCTGCCCCGACCAGTTCTCGTACGTCGAGGACGAACTCGCGGCCGCCGTCGAGTACGCCAGCGAAGTCCGGTGGTTCGACCACCACCAGTGGACCGAGGAGACCGCGGCGGCCGTCCGGGACGCCGGCGTCGACCTCGTCGTCGGCGACTCCGAGGAGGAATGCACCGCGGACGTGACCGTCCGGAGTCTCGACGAAGCCGTCCCCGAGCGGTTCCGCGAGCTCGCCGAAGTCACGCGGGACCACGACCTCTGGCTGAAAGAGGACGACCGCAGCGACGACCTCGCGGACTACTCGTACTGGTCGGACGCCGAGGAGTACATGGACGTCGTCCAGGAGCACGGTGCAGACCTCCCGGAGGACGTCATGGCGTACGTCGAGGAGCGCCGCGTCGAGAAACACGACCTCATCGACCGCGCGGTCGACCGCGCCGCGCTGAAGGAGGTCGGCGAGTGGACGGTCGGCGTCACGTACGGCCGCTGCTCGCAGAACGAGGTCGCCGAAGCGCTCCGCGAACAGGGCGCGGACGCCGCCGTCGTCGTGAAGCCCTCGGGGAGCGCGAGCATCCGGGGAACCGAGTCCTTCGACCGCGCCCACGAGGTCGCCCGCCAGGTGAACGGCGGCGGCCACCCGAAGGCCGCGGGCTGCAAGCCCGACATCTACGAGGACATGCTGGACTACGCGAACCACTGGACGTCCCAGGGCACCACCGCGAAGCAGGTCATCCTCGACGCGTTCCGGAACCTCCCCGAGGAACCGGCCGACGAGTAGCGGTCGCGTCGCTTTTCACGGCCGCCGACCTCCCCCCGGTATGAGTCTCGACTTCGACGCCGACCGCGCGGTCGTGGGGATGGTCCACCTCGCCGCGCTCCCGGGTGCGCCGAGCTTCGACGGCGACCGGGCCGCCATCCGGGACGCGGCGCTCCGGGACGCCCGCCGCCTCGAAGCCGGCGGCGCGGACGCGCTGATAGTGGAGAATTTCGGCGACGCCCCGTTCTACGCGGACGACGTTCCGAAACATGTCGTCGCGTCGATGACGGCGCTCGTCCGTGACCTCCGCCGGGAAACTGACCTGCCGCTGGGCGTGAACGTCCTCCGGAACGACGCCGAGGCCGCCGTCTCCGTCGCGGCCGCTGCTGACGCCGACTTCGTGCGGGTGAACGTCCACGCTGGCGCTCGCCTCACCGATCAGGGCGTCGTCGAGGGGCAGGCAGCCGAAACCGTTCGGCTTCGGGACCGCCTCGACGCCGACGTCTCGATGCTCGCGGACGTCGACGTGAAACACTCCGCCGCGCTCGCCGAGCGACCGCTGACCGAGGAGGTCGCGGAGCTACTTGAGCGCGGGCACGCCGACGGCGTGGTGGCGAGCGGGGCCGGCACCGGTCACGAGACCGACCGCGACCACCTCCGGGCTGTCGTCGACGCCCGCGACAGCCTCGGCGTCGACGCGCCGGTGTTCGTCGGAAGCGGCGTGACTCGGGAAACAGTCGAGGAGACGCTCGACCTCGCGGACGGTGCCATCGTCGGCACCGCACTGAAGGAGGGCGGAGAGACGACGGCACCCGTCGACGAAGCTCGCGTCCGGGAACTGGTCGACGCGGCGCGCTAGTCCTGAAGGTCCGCTCGGGTGGGGAGCGCGCCGCGAGCCCCGCCTGCGGTGCAGTTTCGAGCAGCGGCGGCCGTCGCGGTTCGGCCGGCCGCCTCCGGGGTCTCGTCCCCGACGACCCAGGCGTGGATGAGTGCGGCGGTGAACGCGTCGCCAGCGCCTGTCGCGTCGACCGTCTCGACATCGCGCGCGGGGACGTGGACCGTCTCCGCGTCGGTCACGAGGTACGCGCCGTCTGCGCCGACGGTGACGGCGACCCGGTCAGCGCCACGGGTGGCGAGTTCGCGGACCGCTGTCTCGGGGTCGGTGTCGAGGTAGGAGCGTGCCGCGACCTCGTTGGCGACGAAGAGGTCCGCATTCGCGGCGGCCGCGTCGATGGTCGCCCGGGTCGCGCCGCGCCCCTCGAGTTCCGGAAGCGGGCCCGCGAGGTCGAACGCCAGTGCGGCGATGTCGCCGTCCTCGCGCATGTCGACGAGTTCCCGAACGACGCCGTCGGGCGCGTAGGCGCTCGTGAACACGCAGTCGGCGTCACGGAGCGCGTCGCGGTCGGCGTCGGTCAGTTCGAGGCCGGGGACGCTGTCGCCGCCGGCGACAATCATGCGGTCGCCGTCCGGTCCTCGGAGCACGAGCGTGTAGGACGTGGCGTCCTCGCCGCGCCGGACGCCCGAGGCGTCGACGCCCCAGTCAGCCAGCGAGTCGAGAACGGTGTCGCCGGCGTCGTCGTCCCCGATTCGGGAGACGACGCTCGCGTCGTGGTCGAGCGCGGCCAGCGCGCACGCGACGTTCGCCGCGACGCCGCCGGCGCGCTCGGTCGACTCGCGGGCGAACGCGCCGCCGTCGGGCTCCGGGAGGTTCGATAGCGCGTACACGCGGTCGAGGACCGCACTCCCGACGGCAACAATATCGCCCATCAGTTCCGCCTACTCGCGCTCCCCGGCGAGCCACTTGTCCGAGTACGCGGTGCCACACGAACAGTAGGCGTAGGCGTGGACGACGTCACCCTCCTCGTAGAGCCCGCCGACCTCCTCGTTCTGCTCCTCGGCGAACGAGAACACGAACTCGACGTCGTGGTCCTCGCCGGGGCCGTCGGCGGCGTTCGGGCACTCTCCAGTGACGAGGTCGCCGTCGACGTGCCCGGGCGTCTGCATCGCGGTGGAGCCGAACTCCATCGCCTCCATGCCCGTCAGTTTCTGGAAGACGCTGCGGCCGGCGTCGCCGTCCACGACGAGCACGACGCCGTCGCTCGTCTGTTCGGCGTCCGCGCGGTCCGCGAGCTGGTCGACGTCGGAGACGAACGAGTCGGAGAGGTAGAGTGCGACGTGGTCGGTGCGGTCGCCCGCGAGGTAGGCGTCGTAGTCGCTCACGAACCGAGATAGGCAGTGACCGCGAAAAAGCGTGGCGTTACTCGTCGTCGCCGTCTTCGTCGCCTTCGCCGAGGAGGGTCTCGACGGACTCGTCGCCGCGCTCGGCGACGGAGACGTTGAGCTGTGCGGTGGCCTCCGAGACTTCCTTGCCGCGGACGGTGACGCGCTTGCGCTCGCCGTCGCGCTCGGGGTTGAAGCCAGCGCCGCCCTCGAGGAGGAGTTCCTTGAGGTCGCTCCCGTTCACGTCGCCGCGCATCGGTCGGCCGGCGTCGTCGCTGCCGCCCGTGATTTCGACGGTGTAGCCGTCGAGACCGACGGCGTCCGCGTCGACCTCGTCGCCGATTTCGCGGCCGATGAATCGGTTCGCGTCCTGTCCGTCGACCTCGAACTGGTAGGTGCGTCCCGACTCGGGGTCGGCGACGGCGACCTGAAACGTAGCCATGCCTGCAACGAGTCCGGCGTGATTCAAAAACCCGTCGAAGCCACGCAGAAGCGACGCTGAGTAGGCTACCGGCCGGGCGCGGGGGTGTGGCGAGCAGGCGGCGGTCGCGGACTGCGCCGGCAGGGTGGTCGCCGCACAACCGTCGAGGCGACCCCGCGGCTGAACTCAGGTCACAGCCGGGGCTGGTCCCGCTATCACATTTGAAGCTACGCACCCACCGAGTTCGAGGGCCGGTGAAACAGCCGGTAGCCGCTAGCGTCCGCGAGCCGAGCGCCTCGATAGAGGCCGAAGTGAGCGGTTCACGCTGCGAGCGGCGGAGCCGCGAGCAGCGGCCGACGAGCGACCACCGCGCCCGAAGGGCGCGACGGGAGTGGTTCGAAAGGCGCTTCGCGCCTTTTGTCATCACGAAAGACGGCTCCGCCGTCTTTCGAACGACGAGGAGTGCTTTTGGCCGAGCTTTTGCCGAGGGCCGGCTTCGCCGGCCCGTGGTCCGAGAGACGCCAGAGGCGTCTCTCGTCATCTCGAAAGAGCGCTTCGCGCTCTTTCGGCGACAGTGCAAAAGGTCGCTTAGAACGGGTAGTCTCGCGCCTCGCGCTGGATGCTAATCCACTTCTCCTGCGTGAGTTCGTCCATGATGGCTTCGCCGTTGTAGCGGCCGATGCCGGAGTCCTTGTAGCCGCCGAAGGGGAGGTGGGGTTCGTCGTTGATTGGCTGGTCGTTGATGTGAATCATGCCGGTGTCGATGCGGTCGGCGATGTCGCGGGCGCGGCCGAGGTCGCTGGCGTGGACGCTGCCGGAGAGCCCGTACTCGGTGTCGTTCGCGAGTGCGACCGCTTCGTCGTCGTCCGAGAACGGGATGACGGGCGCGACCGGGCCGAAGTGTTCGTTGCAGGCTGCGGCCATGTCGTTGGTGGCGTCCGAGAGGACGGTGGGTTCGACGACGAGGCCGTCGTGGCCGCCGCCGGTTTCGAGGGTCGCACCGGCGTCGACGGTCTCTTCGACGTAGTCGAGTATCGTGTCGCGCTGGGACTCGTCGATGATGGGGCCGACGACGGTGTCGCCTTCGTGGGCGCTGCCCGCGGGGAGGGCTTCGGCGCGCTCGGTGAGCTTCCGGACGTACTCGTCGTAGACGTCCTCGTGGACGAGGTGTCGGTTGATGGAGATGCAGACCTGCCCGGAGTGGAGGAACGAACCGAAGACGCCCGAGTCGACGGCCTGGTCGATGTCGGCGTCGTCGGTGACGACGTGGACGTTGTTCCCACCGAGCTCCATCGCCGGGAGCGCGAGGTTCTGGCCGGCGGTGGCGGCGACCTGACGGCCGACGGGCGTCGACCCGGTGAAGGAGACGACGTCCGCGTGGGGGTTGCCGGCGACCGCGTCGCCGATGTCCGACCCGTGGCCGGTGACGACGTTCAGGACACCGTCCGGGAGGCCGGCGGCCTCGAACAGTTTCGCGAGCAGGAGGCCGCCCGTCACCGGGGTCGAGGACGCGGGCTTGAGGACGACGCTGTTCCCGAGCGCAATGGCGGGCGCGACCGCCCGGATGGAGAGGTTCAGCGGGAAGTTCCACGGCGAGATGACACCGACGACGCCCTGCGGCTCGCGGACGACGAGGTTCTCCTTGCCCTCGACGGTCGACTGGCGGTGATCACCGCTCGTCCGCGTGGGGAACGACGCCGCCTCCCCAGTGATACCGACGGACGTGTGGAACTCGGCGAACCCCTTGGTCTGCGTGCTGCCGGACTCCGTCGCGAGCAACTCGAGGATGTCGTCGCGGTGTTCCTTGAGGAGGTCTCGTACCGAGCGGACGACGCTGGCTCGCTGCTGGGGGCTAGTCGCCGCCCAGTCGGCCTGTGCGTCGGCCGCCGCCTCGTAGGCGTCTTCGACATCGCGTTCGGTGCCGGCGGGGACGCTGATGAAGTGGTCCCGCGTGGACGGGTCTTCGACGTCGATGGTGTCTCGGTCGCCCGGCGAGCGGTACTCGCCGTTCACGTAGTCGACGTTCCAGTCGGCGTCTGTGAGGTCGAGGTCTGACATCACGTCGTAGTTGAGCGTCCACCGTGGTAACGTTATCCACCCGAGTGTTGAAGCCGGCGGGCGGCATACGCGCTGTCAGTGTGGACCGAGAGCTCCTGATGCTGTCGCTCCGGCAGGCGTTCGGCGGTACCGTCGCGGAGCGGCGCGCTGTCGCCCGGTCAGCCGGCGACCTCGTCGACGACGGCCGGCTGTCCGAGGACCTGGGCGTCGACGTGACGCCGACCGTCCTCGTGGAGAATCTCGGGGACGCGCCGGATGGGACGCCGGCGGAGCGCTGGAACTGGTGGATGGGCGCGCTGGAGGCGGCGTACGGTGGCTACTACGAGTTCCGCGTGACGGCGTGGACGCGGGACTAGACGGCCAGCCTCCGGACCGCGAGGACGGGCCCCGCGGCCGGGAGAACGACCCGGACGGCGGCCGGGCTGGCACCGACGGACCCAAACAGCCACCGGCGCTACCCCGAGTCGATGGACCTGCGGTTCCTCGGCGGCGCGCGAGAAGTCGGCCGGAGCGCCGTGCTGGTCGACGACTCGCTGCTGCTGGACTACGGCACGAAGGCCGACCGGCTGCCCCAGTTTCCCCTCGGGGACGTCGACCCGGACGCCGTCGTCGCGAGCCACGGCCACCTCGACCACGTCGGCACGCTCCCGGCGCTGCTGTCGGGGCGCGACCGCCCGCCGATTCACTGGACGCCACCGACGCGCGAGCTCGCGCTTACGCTCGCCCGGGACACACTGAAACTCCGGGGCGGCACACTCCAGTGTCCGTTCACGGAGACCGACGTGAAACGCGTCACCGAGGTCTCGGAGACACACGGCTACCGGGAGTCCTTCGAGGCCGCCGGCTACGAGGTCACGTTCTTCGACGCCGGCCACATTCCCGGGAGCGCACACGTCCTCGTTGAGGATGGCGACACTCGACTGCTCTACACGGGGGACTTCCACACCGACGACCAGCGACTGGTCGCCGGAACGACTGCCCGTCCGGACGCCGACGTGGTCGTCTGCGAGAGCACGTACAGCGACGTGGACCACGAGGACCGACGGACGGTCGAACAGCGGTTCGTCGAGAGCGTCCGGACGACGCTCTGGGAGGGTGGTACCGTCGTCGTCCCGGCGTTCGCCATCGGCCGCACGCAGGAACTGCTGCGGATTTGCGAGGCGTACGACATCCCCTGTTACGTCGACGGGATGGGCAAGCGAGTCACCGAGATGCTGCAGCGGTACCCCGCGTTCGTGCGGGACGCCGACGCGCTCCGGCGAGCGAAGTCCCACGCGAGATTCGTCACCGGCCGCGACGGCCAGCGGAAGCGCATCGCCGACCAGCAGGCCGCAGTCGTCACTACCAGCGGGATGCTCTCGGGCGGCCCCGCGATGACCTACGTTCCCGAAGTCCGCTCGAACCCCACGAACAAGGTCGCGATGACGGGCTATCAGGTCGAAGGCACGCCGGGGAGAGACCTCCTGGAGACCGGGAGCGCCGAAATCGACGGCCGGATGCTGCCGGTCGCCGCGCAGGTCGAGCAGTACGACTTCTCCGCGCACGCCGACCGGGACGGCATCCTCGACTTCCTCGACGACTACCGGGAGCGCCGAGTGCTCGTGAACCACGGCGACCGGTGTCCGGCGTTCGCGGCCGAACTCCGCGCCGACGGCTACGACGCGCGGGCACCCGACCTCGGGGAGACGGTCACCGTCTGACCGCCGACACCCACAGCCCCGAGCGGACCACAGGACCAGGCCAATGGGCACGCTGAACAGTCAGGGAAGCGTACGCTCACCCCTGATGCACCGACGCCGAGCCGACGCCGCCGTCGCGGTGCTCGTCGAAACCGTGGTGCTCGCCGGGGCCGTGCTGACCTGGCGGGCCTACCAGCAGCGCCGGGTCGTCGCCGACCCGACGATGGGTGGCTCGATGATGGACGGCCCGATGGTCGCGGTACACGGCCCGAGCCCGCTGTACCCGGCGGTCGGCACCCTGTTCGTCGTCGCCGTCCTCGGCGGCGCGTACCTGTTCGTTCGTCGCAGAATGAGCGCGCTCGGCGAGGAGGGCGACGCTGGCGGCGCGTCCCCGTAACGGGAGGAGTGACGCCGTCGCCGCTGGGTCACGTCCGCGAGAGGAAGGCTGCACCGACGAGGTACGCGACAGCGAGCGCGCCGGCGACACCGAGAGCAGCGCCACCGGTCGCGACGAGCGCGCTGCCCGCGAGCCGGCCGGCGGCCTCGACCCAGACGCCGACCGCGAGTGCGGTGACGGACGCGAGCGCGAGCCGGTCGTCACAGCCCGGGAGCCGGCCGACAGAGGGCGGATAGAACTGGTAGAGCGCGCCGACGACGGCGAGCCCGAGCAGCCCCAGCACGTTCAGCCGGAGGTGCGCGAGGACGCGGCCGGCCGTCGGTGCGAGCGCCCCGGTCGCGAACGCGACGCCGAGGCCGACACCGACGACACCGCTCGCGACGGCCGCGAGCACGGCCCGCAAGCCGACCCGGGAGCGGTCGCTGCGCGCGTGGAGGACGGCGTACGCGACCGCGAACCCGACGACCGCGACGGCTTCGAGCGCCGCGCCGGCGCGGAAGAGCGCGCCGCCGTAGAAGTCCGCGGCGAGCAGTGCGGGAGCGAGCGCGCCCGCCAGCAGCACGACCGCTACGAGCGGCCGCGGCGGCGTGGCGACGAGGAACCGCGGGAAGAGCCTGAACCCCACGGCGAACAGCGCGAGGAGCGCGCCGCCCGCGGCGACGAGGTGGACACCGACCGGGAGCCCGCCGGCGAGCGCGGGCAGCGGGACGAGGGTGCCGGCCGCGGCGGCGGTCTGGTACGCACCCGCAGCGAGGTAGGCGAGCGCGACCGGGACGGCGGCGTTCGCCGCGCGGTCGACTCGACGCCGGTGGGCGTTGTGGTCACCCGTCCCCGTCTCCCGGCCGGTGAGATTCCCCCGGAGCGAGGCCAAGAGGAGGCCGACGACGACGGCGACGCCGAGCGCCCAGACGGACGCACCGTGGGCGAGGACGGACGAGCCGGTCGCGAGCCACCCGGCAGTGACCGCGCCGCCGACCGCCGTGAGCGGGAGCGCAGCGCGTGCAATCCAGGGCGCGGCGAGGTTGCGGTCGAAGTACGTCGGGACGAGCGCCTGCGCCTTCCCGAGGAGCACGTGGACGACGAAGCCGTGGACGCCCAGTACCGCGAGCGTGGTCCGGCCGGCACCGGCGGCAGTGGCGACCTGGAACGCGA encodes:
- a CDS encoding universal stress protein codes for the protein MTLTVDTVLVPVDGTDASATAAEYAVTVADRYDANAHALYVLGETVTRAIETGDVAEDDVVEETNTFLGEVEDLAPEGVTVDSSIAYGFSTSRKLQHPGSVILDAAEDVDADFLVVPREGMRGDAGDVLEKAAEYVLLYASQPVLSV
- a CDS encoding DUF5806 family protein; amino-acid sequence: MPDQRSSPDDWDAEPAVEPVAERDDTSAETGADDVPADVRQYARFSKMNGAQYERVNEFLRERTYITAREWAIARLCADFRTETGVEMTKIGENLPELVPFMTDTYSPQAVNQARASFEQKVRTAGATFLYGAMCDFFTADELDDLMYEVTEVAKFLLEVEGVDLAVEDELEAEERISSVMRDVRAASDELRHDGTECPNCGHTIEGDD
- a CDS encoding GNAT family N-acetyltransferase, giving the protein MAGERVYPDEVAGAFPEPPVSFTDGEGRDLEVRGFETVDEETAAVDALVAMYDDFDPSDRAQGVPPVGEDRVRDWLDTLLEQDGFDVVAWHGDEVAGHATLVPDDGETYELAIFVHQTYQGAGIGTRLIEALLGHAQANGAELVWLSVERWNRPAVALYEKVGFETASAESFEMEMAIRLN
- a CDS encoding BtpA/SgcQ family protein, whose amino-acid sequence is MSLDFDADRAVVGMVHLAALPGAPSFDGDRAAIRDAALRDARRLEAGGADALIVENFGDAPFYADDVPKHVVASMTALVRDLRRETDLPLGVNVLRNDAEAAVSVAAAADADFVRVNVHAGARLTDQGVVEGQAAETVRLRDRLDADVSMLADVDVKHSAALAERPLTEEVAELLERGHADGVVASGAGTGHETDRDHLRAVVDARDSLGVDAPVFVGSGVTRETVEETLDLADGAIVGTALKEGGETTAPVDEARVRELVDAAR
- a CDS encoding DUF7529 family protein produces the protein MPNDPDTVGDPDTLSGDRLSHWERVMEDMAATAEEYRERGWDAHEVHPGDIGLFADEETAGRTGIDLLAPDNEFDPVAEAFDAAGGFENAEVFRADTGSTIFFVVALESPETETAVLLPAYYSPPEHEGFMDEIYEAGEVRIHVRPLNERRVLTFVHEDPSLFLPDHGERDGDGSTA
- a CDS encoding universal stress protein translates to MKVLVGIGGADDSLDALEESVQRAGDTGDELTVAVVENPESDRETEELVEAARSALADAGLPENVRQLSGDAGSSLVELAEAGDFDQIVLGGGHRSPMGKIKLGHIAEFVLLNARTSVKLVRDDGG
- a CDS encoding DHH family phosphoesterase, whose product is MEDWVIDDEDLPLERKSLLPGTGFFVPDDVHEAKKDQEVRERVEGADVIVVADPDADGLACAAIIREVYGEAALIPAGPHEIEDGLRRAVEFGEEDCRLFVCDVCPDQFSYVEDELAAAVEYASEVRWFDHHQWTEETAAAVRDAGVDLVVGDSEEECTADVTVRSLDEAVPERFRELAEVTRDHDLWLKEDDRSDDLADYSYWSDAEEYMDVVQEHGADLPEDVMAYVEERRVEKHDLIDRAVDRAALKEVGEWTVGVTYGRCSQNEVAEALREQGADAAVVVKPSGSASIRGTESFDRAHEVARQVNGGGHPKAAGCKPDIYEDMLDYANHWTSQGTTAKQVILDAFRNLPEEPADE
- a CDS encoding universal stress protein, whose protein sequence is MIDTVVIATDGSESVGRAVDVALDVARRFEADVHALYVLEESEVESAPEAVRDEMRDALEDRGRTAVSAVADRADVDVTTAVREGRPPAEISQYARDVDADAVATGTRGRHGENRFLIGSVAERVVRTCPVPVLTIRQLQEEQ